One window of Methanogenium organophilum genomic DNA carries:
- a CDS encoding uracil phosphoribosyltransferase — translation MAVYPVTHPLIRHKVTMLRNPTTNSKDFREIVTELSTFLAY, via the coding sequence ATGGCAGTCTATCCGGTTACTCATCCCCTCATCCGTCACAAGGTGACAATGCTCCGGAACCCGACAACGAACTCCAAGGATTTCCGGGAGATTGTAACAGAACTCTCCACATTTCTCGCATATTAG
- a CDS encoding NAD-dependent epimerase/dehydratase family protein has product MKSIITGGAGFIGSHLADALVARGDEVIVIDNLSTGTADHLAAHIESDSLLLLTDDLLEDGWQDAFAGAQRVYHVAADPDVRASAGAAYEVFRQNTDATMRVLEAMRVYEVPELVFTSTSTVYGEAAVIPTPEDYSPMIPISIYAATKLADEAMISAYAATYGMKAWVFRFANIIGERSNHGVIWDFMHKLKDNPCELEILGDGKQTKSYLEVTACVEGILYAVDHSDETFNFYNVGSEDWISVTDIADIIVEELGLDDVSYRFTGGDRGWVGDVPKMQLGVEKVKALGWVPPVTSAESVRTAVRALLKEMS; this is encoded by the coding sequence ATGAAATCGATCATCACCGGCGGTGCCGGGTTTATTGGGTCCCATCTGGCAGATGCACTGGTCGCGCGCGGGGACGAGGTCATTGTCATCGACAACCTTTCAACCGGAACAGCTGACCACCTTGCTGCACATATCGAATCCGATTCTCTGCTGCTTTTGACGGACGACCTGCTGGAGGATGGCTGGCAGGATGCGTTTGCCGGTGCACAGCGGGTGTACCATGTCGCAGCAGACCCCGATGTGCGGGCAAGTGCGGGAGCGGCATATGAGGTATTCCGTCAGAACACCGATGCCACAATGCGGGTCCTCGAAGCGATGCGGGTGTATGAGGTGCCTGAACTCGTCTTTACCTCCACATCGACTGTCTATGGTGAAGCGGCAGTCATCCCAACCCCGGAGGATTACTCGCCAATGATTCCCATCTCCATCTACGCCGCTACTAAGCTGGCTGATGAGGCGATGATCTCTGCCTACGCTGCCACCTATGGAATGAAGGCCTGGGTCTTCCGGTTTGCAAACATCATCGGTGAACGGAGCAATCATGGGGTCATCTGGGATTTTATGCACAAACTGAAGGATAATCCCTGTGAGCTTGAGATCCTTGGGGACGGAAAACAGACCAAATCATACCTGGAGGTCACTGCCTGTGTTGAGGGTATCCTGTATGCCGTTGACCACTCGGATGAGACATTCAATTTTTATAATGTTGGTTCAGAGGACTGGATCAGCGTGACCGATATTGCAGATATCATCGTTGAAGAACTGGGCCTTGATGATGTCTCCTACCGGTTTACCGGCGGCGACCGTGGCTGGGTTGGCGATGTTCCGAAGATGCAGCTCGGGGTAGAGAAAGTAAAGGCGCTTGGCTGGGTACCTCCGGTGACGTCTGCGGAGTCGGTGCGCACCGCGGTACGTGCTCTCTTAAAGGAGATGTCATAA
- a CDS encoding cofactor-independent phosphoglycerate mutase, with translation MKYLIILGDGMADWPNEALDNKTPLAYANIPNMDRIARVGRSGMLKTVKDGFEPGSDIANLSVLGYDPALYYTGRGALEAVSMGIDLDEDDIAYRCNLVTVTDGVMRDFSAGHITSEEGAALLSALDAALPDVSLYPGVSYRNLLVVPAGAGAETTPPHDIVDEEIAEHLPEGGDASLLAECVRVSREVFADHPVNQKRIAEGKVPATQIWPWSGGKKPQLPSFEERYGVRGAMISAVDLLNGIARCAGMDVVTVPGATGYLDTDYMAKARYAVRALETADFVYMHVEAPDEAGHLGSAEEKVLAIERLDEAVSYILDHVEGVIALLPDHPTPLALKTHTSDPVPFAVMGLGTDDVDSYSEDAAEKGSFGLMDALDFIPMLTAKRE, from the coding sequence ATGAAATATCTGATTATCCTTGGCGACGGAATGGCTGACTGGCCCAACGAAGCACTTGACAATAAGACACCGCTTGCATACGCCAACATTCCGAATATGGATAGGATTGCCCGCGTTGGACGCTCCGGAATGCTGAAGACAGTAAAAGACGGGTTTGAACCCGGCAGTGACATAGCAAATCTCTCTGTTCTGGGGTATGATCCGGCCCTCTACTATACCGGAAGGGGTGCCCTTGAGGCCGTCTCGATGGGTATTGATCTTGACGAAGACGATATTGCCTACCGTTGCAATCTGGTGACAGTGACAGACGGGGTGATGCGTGACTTCTCGGCAGGCCACATCACATCAGAGGAGGGAGCGGCCCTTCTCTCCGCCCTTGATGCCGCACTGCCGGATGTGTCGCTTTATCCCGGTGTCTCATATCGCAATCTCTTGGTTGTGCCCGCCGGGGCGGGTGCAGAAACAACCCCGCCGCATGACATAGTGGACGAGGAGATTGCAGAACATCTGCCGGAAGGCGGAGACGCATCTCTGCTTGCTGAGTGTGTTCGGGTAAGCAGGGAGGTCTTTGCAGATCACCCGGTAAACCAAAAGCGCATTGCAGAGGGCAAGGTGCCTGCGACCCAGATCTGGCCGTGGTCCGGAGGAAAAAAGCCACAACTGCCGTCCTTTGAAGAGCGGTATGGCGTCCGTGGCGCGATGATATCTGCCGTTGACCTGCTGAACGGTATCGCCCGGTGTGCAGGTATGGATGTTGTCACAGTCCCCGGTGCAACAGGCTACCTGGACACGGATTACATGGCAAAAGCACGGTATGCGGTTCGCGCACTGGAGACGGCTGACTTCGTGTACATGCATGTGGAAGCGCCTGATGAGGCGGGCCACCTCGGGAGCGCGGAAGAGAAGGTGCTGGCCATTGAACGGCTTGACGAGGCGGTCAGCTACATTCTGGACCATGTGGAAGGAGTAATTGCGCTTCTGCCCGATCATCCGACACCGCTTGCCCTGAAGACACACACGAGCGACCCGGTGCCGTTTGCCGTGATGGGGCTGGGGACAGACGACGTGGACTCGTATTCAGAAGATGCGGCGGAGAAGGGGTCATTCGGGCTGATGGATGCCCTGGACTTCATTCCGATGCTGACTGCAAAACGGGAATAA
- a CDS encoding solute carrier family 23 protein, translating to MPPHPQDPGVHRTLLGDGVATFVAALAGGPPNTTYSEVTGAVKLTGHFNPLLMTFGAIFAICFAFIGKIGAFLSTIPGPVMGGVLILLFGLIVRLGIEQMVKNQVDFMLPKNLAILAVVPVSGIGGLFIPIGDFQLAGIGLAAIIGVVLNLIIPEPKKGDEPVVEVDF from the coding sequence ATACCCCCCCATCCCCAAGATCCAGGTGTTCACCGCACTCTTCTGGGAGACGGTGTCGCAACCTTTGTAGCAGCACTTGCAGGAGGCCCCCCCAACACGACATATTCTGAAGTCACCGGAGCAGTCAAACTGACCGGCCACTTCAACCCACTCCTGATGACCTTCGGTGCAATCTTTGCAATATGCTTTGCCTTCATCGGCAAGATCGGCGCATTCCTCAGCACCATACCCGGCCCGGTGATGGGTGGTGTGCTGATTCTCCTCTTCGGCCTGATTGTACGCCTGGGAATTGAACAGATGGTGAAAAACCAGGTAGACTTCATGCTCCCGAAGAACCTCGCCATTCTTGCAGTGGTGCCGGTCTCCGGAATCGGCGGACTCTTCATTCCCATCGGCGACTTCCAGCTTGCAGGTATCGGTCTTGCCGCAATCATCGGTGTAGTCTTAAACCTCATCATCCCTGAACCAAAGAAGGGAGATGAACCGGTTGTCGAGGTGGACTTCTGA
- a CDS encoding DUF368 domain-containing protein, protein MTPDRISRECILIFLKGMVMGASDIIPGVSGGTMALITGIYERLINAIGNIHIHTLQHLIRGDKKAFWDGVRAVDPLFMGTLIAGIGVAALIMSQLILFLLNEYAVETYALFFGIILASSVLIFAEITHRGADIIAFLIGGFVTGYIIAGLNPASLGHSLPVLFFTGAIALCAMILPGISGAYITLLFNQYEYLLNAVHTLALPELITYMTGGVIGLLAFSRTLQYLLRTHHAVMLAFLTGLMLGSTRMLAGIITKEGGFGISAVLFTIAGIVLIGLMEYAKRRMIVSVNS, encoded by the coding sequence GTGACTCCTGACCGAATCAGCCGTGAATGTATCCTCATCTTTCTCAAAGGAATGGTCATGGGTGCCTCAGACATCATCCCCGGCGTCTCCGGCGGAACCATGGCGCTCATCACCGGCATCTACGAACGGCTCATCAATGCCATTGGCAACATCCACATACATACCCTGCAGCACCTCATCCGGGGAGATAAAAAGGCATTTTGGGACGGCGTGCGTGCAGTAGACCCGCTTTTTATGGGCACTCTCATCGCAGGAATCGGGGTTGCAGCCCTCATCATGTCCCAGCTCATCCTCTTTCTCCTGAACGAATATGCCGTTGAGACCTATGCGCTCTTCTTTGGCATCATCCTCGCATCCTCTGTGCTCATATTTGCAGAGATCACCCACCGGGGAGCAGACATCATCGCATTTCTCATCGGCGGATTTGTAACCGGATATATCATTGCAGGACTGAACCCCGCATCTCTTGGCCACTCCCTTCCAGTGCTTTTTTTTACCGGTGCGATTGCCCTCTGCGCCATGATCCTCCCCGGCATTTCAGGGGCATATATCACGCTTCTCTTTAACCAGTATGAGTATCTCCTAAATGCGGTCCACACCCTTGCGCTCCCCGAATTGATCACCTATATGACTGGCGGGGTTATCGGGCTCTTAGCCTTCTCCCGGACACTGCAGTATCTCCTCCGCACCCATCACGCGGTGATGCTTGCATTTCTCACCGGGCTCATGCTCGGATCCACACGCATGCTTGCAGGCATCATCACAAAAGAAGGGGGATTCGGAATATCTGCCGTCCTCTTCACTATAGCAGGAATCGTCCTTATCGGACTCATGGAGTATGCAAAACGACGGATGATCGTTTCTGTCAATTCATAG
- the upp gene encoding uracil phosphoribosyltransferase, which translates to MPLTNATITGWQGTPIEVQMVEEKVPSIVPVFRAGIGMQEGFLTVIPTARISYIGYYRDETTLRPKKYYAKLAEDVQERRNYILDPMLATGGTTSAVCTLLKEAGVKDIKVLCILATPEGIRRVAEEHPDVDIIPAVIDNHLNELGYIVPGLGDAGDRLFGTK; encoded by the coding sequence CTGCCACTGACAAACGCCACTATAACCGGCTGGCAGGGCACTCCGATTGAGGTCCAGATGGTTGAAGAGAAAGTCCCCTCCATCGTCCCCGTCTTCCGTGCGGGAATCGGCATGCAGGAGGGTTTCCTGACAGTAATACCAACGGCGCGTATCAGTTATATCGGATATTATCGGGACGAAACCACTCTTCGGCCGAAGAAATATTATGCAAAACTGGCAGAAGACGTGCAGGAGCGGCGCAATTACATCCTTGACCCGATGCTTGCGACAGGAGGTACGACATCTGCTGTCTGTACTCTCCTTAAGGAAGCAGGAGTAAAGGATATCAAAGTGCTCTGTATTCTCGCAACCCCAGAGGGTATCCGCAGGGTAGCAGAGGAACACCCTGATGTTGATATCATCCCTGCGGTGATTGATAATCACCTAAACGAACTGGGTTATATCGTTCCCGGTCTCGGTGACGCAGGCGACCGTCTCTTTGGTACAAAATAG